A window of Kribbella sp. NBC_00382 genomic DNA:
CAGGGTGAGCGCCTTGACGGCCTCGCGCAGCGAGTTGCGCGACAGCCCGAGCCGGGCCGCGAGGTCCGCCTCCTTGGGCAGCCGGTCGCCCGGCCCCAACTCGCCCGAGGTGATCATGTCCTTGATCTTGACGATCGCCTCATCCGTCAACGCCATTCGGTCAGTATGCCGTCACAGCCGCCCGTCAGGGGCCAGAATCGGCGGTATGACACAGGGGTACTCCGGGAAGCCGCTTGCCGCGAAGCTCGGGATCAAGCCCGGGCACACGGTGGTGCTCGACAACGCCCCGCCCGGGTTCGCGATCGAGGGGCTGCCCGACGGCGCCAGGACGCTGAGCCGTCCCGGCAGGGCGGAGTACGACGTGATCCTTGCCTTCTGCCCCGATCGCGCCCGGCTGGCCGCCAGACTTCCCGTACTCCTGCCGAGAACCAGCACGGCCGGGATGATCTGGGTGGCCTGGCCGAAGCGCGCGTCCGGCGTACCGACCGACCTGGACGAGAACGGTGTCCGCGAGCTGGCCCTGCCGCTCGGGGTGGTGGACGTGAAGGTGTGTGCGATCGATGCCACCTGGTCCGGGCTCAAACTGGTCCGCCGACTGGCCAATCGGTGAGAACTGGACTGATCCGCTGAGTGACGTTGGCCACATCGGTATCCGCCGGCGTCCCTCACGACCAGCGATCGACCCGCTGCATACTGTGGCCAGCAACGCTCGCCGACCGGCCGCAGGTAGACCGGAATTACCGCTGGAACCCCACGCCTGCAACGTGTCCGGCAGCTAATCCGCCATCAGTCCAGTTCCCGGCGGCCAGGCCCGGCGACGCGCTCGCTGGAACACCTGCCACGGCAGTGTTTCAGCCCTCGATCGATCAACTGCGCGGATGCCAACCACTCGATCGACTGGTCCGGTGATCCCCGGCTGCGGAACTGTTGCGGCAGCTATTAGCCTTGGCTCGGGAAGTCCCTCATAACTTCCCTAGTCATAACTCTGACCCGATCGGAAGAGGCGAACTGCCCAGTGGCCACCGAGCCATCAGAACCTGACCCCTTTGCAGCCTTCGGTGCGAACGAATGGCTGGCCGACGAGATGTACGAGAGCTACCTCTCCGATCCGAAGTCGGTGGACCCGGCCTGGATCAAGTACTTCGAGTCCGACAGCTTCAAGGGGAACAGCCCGGGTGATGCGAAGCCGGTGACGTCCAGCCCGGCCGACGCTCCCCGTCCGGACGCCGTGTCAGACAACAAGACCCCCGAGGCGCCGAGCCGCGGCACGGCCGCAGCCGCCCCCGCCTCCAGCCAGCCGGCCGCCCAGGCCGCGGCACAGGCCCCCGCTCCAGCAGCGCCGGCTCCGGCTGCCGCCGGCCAGCAGCCCGCGGCGGCACAGCAGGCCAAGCAGCCCCAGACAGCAGCATCGACACAGAAGGCAGCGCCCGCCGGAGGCGGCGCCCCGACCGGAGGCACGGTGAACCAGCCGACCAGCGCGCAACCCAAGCCCGCGCCCGCGACCGCTGCGGACGCGGAGCGGCGGATCCTGCGCGGCGCGCCCGCACGGACCGCGCAGAACATGGAGACCAGCCTCACGGTCCCGACCGCGACCAGCGTTCGCGAGGTGCCGGTCAAGCTGCTGATCGACAACCGGATCGTCATCAACAACCACCTGCGCCGGGCGCGCGGTGGCAAGATCTCGTTCACCCACCTGGTCGGCTGGGCCCTGGTCCGGGCGCTCAAGACGCTGCCCGAGATGAACGCGTCGTACGACGTGACCGACGGCAAGCCGACGCTGGTCCAGCCCGAGCACATCAACCTCGGCCTGGCCATCGACATGCAGAAGCCCGACGGCACCCGGCAGCTGCTGGTGCCGTCGATCAAGGCCGCCGAGTCGATGACGTTCGCCCAGTTCTGGATGGCCTACGAGGACGTCGTCCGGCGGGCCCGGGACAACAAGCTCGCGCTGCCCGACTTCCAGGGCACCACGATCAGCCTGACCAACCCCGGCACGATCGGCACCCAGCACTCGGTGCCGCGGCTGATGAGCGGCCAGGGCTGCATCGTCGGCGTCGGCGCGATGGACTACCCCTCGGCGTACCAGGGCGCGGCCGAGGAGACGATGGCCAAGCTCGCGGTCAGCAAGGTGATGACGCTGACCTCGACCTACGACCACCGGATAATCCAGGGCGCCCAGTCGGGTGAGTTCCTGCGCCGGCTGCACCGGCTGCTGCTCGGCGACGAGGGCTTCTACGACGAGATCTTCCAGTCGCTGCGGATCCCGTACGAGCCGATCCGCTGGGCCGCCGACCTCCCGCACAGCCACGAGGAGGACATCAGCAAGCAGGCCCGCATCCTCGAGCTGATCCACGCGTACCGGGTGCGCGGCCACATCATGGCCGACACCGACCCGCTGGAGTACAAGCAGCGCAGCCACCCCGACCTGGACGTCGCCACCCACGGGCTGACCCTGTGGGACCTGGACCGCGAGTTCGCCACCGGCTCCTTCGGTGAGCAGAGCGACCGCCGGTTCATGAAGCTGCGCGACATCCTGGGCATCCTGCGCGACTCGTACTGCCGGACCACCGGGATCGAGTACATGCACATCCAGGACCCCGAGCAGCGCAAGTGGATCCAGGAGCGGGTCGAGCGGCCGCACACCAAGCCGCCGCGCGAGGAGCAGCTCCGGATCCTGGCCAAGCTGAACGAGGCCGAGGCGTTCGAGACCTTCCTGCAGACCAAGTACGTCGGCCAGAAGCGGTTCTCGCTGGAGGGTGGCGAGACCACCATCCCGCTGCTCGACGAGCTGTGCGAGGAAGCCGCCGGGGCCGGCCTCGACGAGGTCACCATCGGGATGGCCCACCGTGGCCGGCTGAACGTGCTGGCCAACATCGTCGGCAAGTCGTACGGGCAGATCTTCCGCGAGTTCGACGGCAACATCGACCCGCGGACCGTCCAGGGCTCCGGTGACGTCAAGTACCACCTGGGCGCCGAGGGCGAGTTCGTCTCCGAGTTCGGCGACAAGATCAAGGTGTCGGTGGCGGCGAACCCGTCCCACCTGGAGACCGTCGACCCGGTGCTCGAGGGCATCGTCCGGGCCAAGCAGGACATCCTCGACCAGGGCGCGGCCTTCCCGGTACTTCCGGTACTGGTCCACGGTGACGCGGCGTTCGCCGGTCAGGGCGTGGTGGCCGAGACGCTCAACCTGTCGCAGCTGCGCGGGTACCGGACCGGTGGCACGATCCACGTGATCGTCAACAACCAGGTCGGCTTCACCACCTCGCCGGCCTCGTCGCGCTCGTCGATGTACTGCACCGACGTGGCCCGGATGGTCCAGGCGCCGATCTTCCACGTGAACGGCGACGACCCCGAGGCCTGCATCCGGGTCGCGGACCTGGCCTTCGAGTACCGCCAGGCGTTCAACAAGGACGTCGTCATCGACCTGGTCTGCTACCGCCGTCGCGGTCACAACGAGGGCGACGACCCGTCGTTCACGCAGCCGCTGATGTACGACCTGATCGAGCAGAAGCGGTCGGTCCGCAAGCTGTACACCGAGGCCCTGATCGGTCGTGGCGACATCACGATCGAAGAGGCCGAGCAGGCGATGCGCGACTTCCAGCAGCGGCTCGAGCGGGTCTTCACCGAGGTACGGGAGGCGAAGAGCCAGCCGGACACGCCGGCGCCGTACGTCACCGTGCCGAGCTACCCGGACAAGCCGGAGGGCCCGGACGCGACCGCGACCACGCCCGAGGTGCTGAAGAAGATCGCCGACGCGTACACCACGCTGCCGGAGGGCTTCACCGCGCACCCGAAGGTGATGCCGCAGCTGCAGCGCCGGGCCGGCGCGATCACGCAGGGCCCGGTCGACTGGGCATCCGCGGAGATCACCGCCTTCGGTTCGCTGCTGCTGGCCGGCCGTCCGGTCCGGCTCGCCGGTCAGGACAGCCGCCGGGGCACGTTCGTCCAGCGGTTCGCCGCGGTCATCGACCGGGTGAACGGCCAGGACTACGTCCCGCTGCAGAACCTCGACGAGCAGCAGGCGAACTTCTACGTCTACGACTCGCTGCTCAGCGAGTACGCCGCACTCGGCTTCGAGTACGGCTACTCCGTGGCCCGGCCGGACGCGCTGGTGCTGTGGGAGGCGCAGTTCGGTGACTTCGTGAACGGCGCCCAGTCGATCATCGACGAGTACATCTCGGCCGGTGAGGCGAAGTGGGGCCAGAAGTCCGGCGTCGTGCTGCTGCTGCCGCACGGCTACGAGGGCCAGGGCCCCGACCACTCGTCGGCCCGGATCGAGCGCTTCATGGCGCTGTGCGCCGAGAACGCGATGACGGTGGCCCAGCCGTCGACGCCCGCGTCGTACTTCCACCTGCTGCGCCGGCACACGCTGCAGGAGGAGCACAACCCGCTGATCGTCTTCACGCCGAAGCAGCTGCTCCGGTTGAAGGCAGCGGTGTCGCAGCCGGAGGAGCTGACCAGCGGTACGTTCCACCCGGTACTGGGCGACGCGGAGGCCGAGCAGAACCCGGCCGCCGTCGAGCGGGTCATCCTGTCCTCGGGCCGGATCATCTACGACCTGCTGGCCGAGCGGAAGAAGGCCGAGCCGGACAAGATCAGCACGGCGGTCCTGCGGATCGAGCAGCTCTACCCGCTGCCGGCCGAGGAGATCAAGGCCGAGCTGGCGAAGTACCCGAACCTGCAGGAGATCCGCTGGGTGCAGGACGAGCCGGCCAACCAGGGTCCGTGGCCGTTCATGGCGCTGAACCTGACCGAGCACCTGGGCGGCAAGCCGTTCTACCGGGTGTCCCGGCCGGCCATGTCCGCCACGTCGGTCGGTTCGCACAGCGTGCACGTCGCCGAGAACTCGACGCTGATGAAGCAGGCGTTCAGCTGACGTGTACTTCACCGACAGAGGGATCGAGGAGCTCGAGGGCCGGCGGGGCGAGGAAGAAGTCCCGTTGGCCTGGATCGCCGAACGGCTGCGCGAGTTCGTCGACCTGAACCCCGAGTTCGAAACCCCGATCGAACGCTTCGCCACCTGGCTCGCCAGGCTGGACGACGAGGACGATTAGCCCTTCCCTGCTTTAGCTTGTACAGATGCCCTTCGCCAGTCATCCCGTACGCCGGGTTGCCGCGGCGGAGGGCATCAGCGTTTCCACGGACTGGCCGCACACCGTCCCCGCCGTGCGCCAACTACTCACCGACGGCCTCGACCTCGGCCCCGGCGTCACCTTCCTCGTCGGCGAGAACGGCGCCGGCAAGTCCACCCTCGTCGAGGCGATCGCCGTCGCCTACGGGATGTCACCCGAGGGCGGCTCGACAGGCGCCCGGCTCTCCACCCGCGTCACCGAGTCACCGCTGTGGGAGGAACTCCAGCTCACCCGCGGCGCCGGCGCCGCCAAGGCCGGCTATTTCCTGCGCGCCGAGACCATGCACGGCTTCTACAGCTACCTGGAAGACAACCCACGCCCCAGCGGCCCACCGGACCTGCCGTTCCACCGGATGAGCCACGGCGAGAGCTTCCTCAACCTGATCGACGATCGCTTCACCCGCCGCGGCTTCTACTGCCTCGACGAGCCGGAGTCCGCCCTGTCCTTCTCCTCCAGCCTCGCCGTGATCGGCGTACTCGACCGCCTGGCGAAGTCCGGCTCCCAGGTCCTCTGCGCCACCCACTCCCCCGTCATCGCGGCCCTCCCCGGCGCAACCATCCTCGAGGTCGGCGACTGGGGCATCCGCGAAGCGACCTGGGCAGACCTGCAGCTCGTACAGAACTGGAAGGCGTACCTGGAAGCCCCAGAGCGCTACCTACGCCACGTTCTCTAGTCCGTGTGCGGCGGACGCCTGCGCAGCGGTGGGTCCGGGGCCAGCGAGCCGTCGGGAGCGATGTGCTCGAAGATCTGGTCGACCATGTTCAGCACGTGCGGGTCGTCCACGGTGTAGATGTGCCGTCGGCCTTCGCGGCGGGCGGTGATGATGCCGGCCAGGCGGAGTTTGCCGAGGTGCTGGCTCGCGGTGGCGATACTGACGCCGACGCGGTCGGCGAGCGTGCCGACGTCGTACTCGCCCTGGGCCGCCAGGGACACCAGGTGCAGCCGGACCGGCGCCGAAAGCATCGCGAACGTGCTGGCGGCGGCGTCGAGCTGGGCTCGGGTGGGTTCAGGGGGTGTGCTCATCGCGGAGTCATTGTGACCTTTCCGGAGGTCCCCCGGTACTCGGCAGGCCGAGCGTGAGTACGGTCTCATACTTGCGCAATTGCGAAAGTATCGAAACGGTGGCAGGCTGGACATCGTGATCAGAGCTCTCCGCCCCGTACTTCTGCTGCTTCTCGCGGCTGTTCCGGCCATTGCGCTCCGGATCAGCGGGGTGCATCCGGCAGCTCCGTTGGCCATCGTTGTCTTCGGCCTCGGAGTGGTCGCGGCGTCGTTCGTCCTGGCCTGGGCGGCCGAAGCTGCCGAGGTCGACATCTCCGGCGGCCTCGCGATCGCGCTGCTCGCGGTCATCGCGGTGCTCCCGGAGTACGCGGTGGACCTGTACTTCGCCCACACGGCCGGCAGCCAGCCGGAGTACGTCGCCTACGCCGCCGCCAACATGACCGGCTCCAACCGGCTACTGCTCGGCCTCGGCTGGTCCAGCGTCGTACTGATCAGCCTGTACGTCGCCAGCAAGCGCAGTGGCCGCACCATCAAGGCCCTGGTGCTCGAATCCGGCTACCGCCGCGAGCTGGGCTTCCTGGCCGTCGCCAGCGTCGTCGCCTTCATCATCCCGATCACCGGGCAGATCCACTTGCTGCTGGGCATCGCACTGCTGGCCTTCTTCGCGTACTACCTCTGGCGCGCGGCCGCGAGTGACCACGACCACGAGCCGGACCTCATCGGACCGGCTGCCCGGATCGGCGGGCTCGACAAGGTGCAGCGGCGGATCGCTGTCGTGTCGATGTTCGTAGTGTCGGCCGGGATCATCCTGATGTCGGCAGAGCCATTCGCTGACTCGCTGGTCCAGGGTGGACGCGCACTGGGCATTGACCAGTTCCTCCTGGTGCAGTGGCTGGCTCCGCTGGCCTCTGAGGCGCCGGAGTTCATCGTGGCGATCCTGTTCGCCTGGCGGGGCAAGGGAGCGGCTGCACTCGGCCTGCTGATCTCCGCGAAGGTGAACCAGTGGACGCTGCTCATCGGCAGCCTCCCGATCGCCTATGGCATCGGTGGCGGCCCTGCTGCCCTGCCGCTGGACGGTCGCCAGGTTGAGGAGTTCCTGCTGACCGCTACGCAGACAGTGCTGGGGCTGGCGGTCCTGTTGAGTCTGCGCTTCCCCCGCTGGGCCGCCTGGACGCTGCTGGGGTTGTTCGCGGTGCAGTTCGCAGTACCGGGTCAGACCGGGCGGTACGTGCTCTCGGGTGTCTACCTGGTGCTGGCGATCTGGGCACTCAGCTACAACCGCCAGTACGTTGTACAGACCCTGACGTCACCGTTCCGCCGCACCCCGAAGGTCGCAGCGGAACAGGACAGGGAGTTGGTCGGGGTCTAGCTCGCCTGCTGCTCTTCGACCATCGGGGTCGGTCGGCGGCGCTCCTGCGGGCCGGGGCGGCCACGGCGGCGGCCGGAGAGGAACTTCTCGCCGGCGGCGGTACCGGTGAACTTGGTCCGGCGGGCCCACTCCCGGCACTCCTCGATCACCGGGCAGGCGGTCATACAGATCGCCTGTGCCTTGCGCTGCTCCCAGGCGCTCGCGGTCTCGTCGTACGCCGGCGCCTGGCCGATGCATGCCGCTCGCATCATCCAGCGGTCGGCGGGGTCGGCGATCACCGTCAAGGTCGGCCTCATGGGCACTCCTGCTCAGTACTCATCGATCGGGCGGATCGATCCGGGGGGGGTTTCCCGCGGTACGACCAGCGTGCGCCAGCCTCGTTGCCCCGGTGCGACGGCAATGTTTCAGCCATGAAACGTCACGGCCGGACAATGTCACACCCGAGCGCCCGCCAGCCTCCGATTCGCCGCCGCCGTGAGCAAACTCCGCACCGTCTCCTCAGCACAAGCCCGGTTGGCCCCGATCCCCCCACGAGCCCCCCGCTTGATCCACCCAGCCACAAACTGCCCCGGCCGCCCGACCACAGCACCCGCTTCATTGGGCACGACCCCGAGCGCCTCATCAAACGGCAACCCAGGAATCGGCCGCCCGACGAAGCCAATGGCCGTGAAGAGGTTGCCCGCCGGGATGACGCCCCGGCTGGTGCTGAGCCCGACAGCCGGATCCCACGCAGTCGGCGTGGTGTCGAAGCGCAGCACAATCCGCCGCCCAGGTTCGGGCGGGCCGTCGAGCTCGTCCTTCTGGACGACCTCGACACCCTCCATGGCATACAGGTCGCGCAGCGCCGAGGCGGAGTACGCGGCAGCATCCGGGCCGCGACGGCCGAGGATGACTACCTCGGTGATGCCGCTGGTCGCGAGGGCGGTGCGGACTGCGGGTGGCAGGTCGAGGGTGGCCAGGCGGTCGGCGTCGCTGGTGAGTAGGCGGGCCAGGTCGAGGGCTACGTTGCCGTTGCCGACGATTACTGCGCGGGGGCCACGTAAAGCTACCGGCAGCTGGGTGGCGCCGGGGCGGCCGTTGTACCAGGCAACTACTTCGGAGGCGGGGCAACTACCTGCAAGATCTTCGCCGGGGATGCCGAGGCGGCGGCTGGTGAAGGAGCCGGCCGCGTGGATGACGGCGTCGTAGTAGCCCTCGAGTTCTGAGACGACGAACTCGGTGGCAGGGCGCCAGGTGACTCGGGGGTGGTCGATGATTCGGGTGAAGGTATCGACGATCTGCTTGGTCATCGGGTGGTCGGGGGCCACACCGTAGCGGGCGAGGCCGCCGATCACGGGCAGCCGGTCATAGACAGTCACCTCGGCGGTACTACGCAACAGCAGCTCCCGGGTCGCGTACATCCCGGCCGGTCCGGCGCCAACGACGGCGACCCGGTTTGGGCCGCTGGTCCAGGACGAGAAGCTGGGCGGCTCCCACGTGTCCAGATCGAGCGCATCCAACGCCGGCGTCGACGCGAAGTACGAGCGATTCAGCTCCACCTCGACCGGCGTCGCCTGCTCGGCGGGTTTGGCCGCGCCGACCGGGCACACATCCGCGCAAGCCCCACAGTCGATACAGGTCCGCGGATCGATGAACAGCCCATCGAGACCACCCGACGGATGAATGCTGTTCATCGGGCACACCGCCACGCAACTCGCGTCGGAGCAGCAGTCCCCCGAGATGACGTAAGCCATCAGCGCAACCCAGTACGCCGATAAACCCGCGTAGCCGCCGGGGTCAGCAACCCCATCTCCCCGAGGAAGTCCATCAAATTGGCGCAACTGGACCGCAGCAACGCCCGGTGATGCTCATTGGCCCGCGCCTCGCGAACCGCCCGATCCGCATCGAGACCGGCATTCGCGTAGACCGCCCGCGTCACCATGCTGCTCACGATCATGTCCGCCGCGATCGCGATCACCAGCGCACTCACCCACCGACGGGCGCCACCCGCACCGGCCATCCGCTGCCGCGTCTCGTCCCGCGCGAACACCATGTGCCGCGACTCCTCGACGACATGGATGTGGTTCACCGTCCGGACCAGCGGCTCGACCCGGCGATCGCGCATCCAGTCCCGCTGCATCACGTCGAGCACTTCCTCCGCGACCAGGATCGCCGCGTACGCCGTCTCGCCGGTCGCCACCGTCTTGAACATCCGCCCGAGCTCCCGCGCCTGCGCCCGCGGCCGGTACTCCGCGTCGACCAGCCGGCCCGAGGCCTTCGCGAACATGATCGAGTGCCGGCACTCGTCCGCGATCTCGGTCAACGCCCACTGGAACTCCGCACTGGCCGGGTTCAGCGCGTAGACATCGCGAAGGATCAACTGCTGCAGGATCAACTCGAACCAGATCCCGGTCGACGCGGTCGAGGCCGCCTCATGCCGGGTCAGCACAACGCGCTGCGCCTCGGACAGCTCGTCCCAGTACGGCGTGCCGTAGAGCGTGCTCCACTCCGGACTCAGCCCGTACCCGTCCCCGAGCGGCGCCTCCCAGTCGATCTCCGTCTCCGGATCGCGGGACAGCCGCGCCGAAGAGTCGAGCAGTCGCTGTGCGGTCTCGTCCGTACCGTGCATGAAGCACCTCCGCTAATACAACACTGTCTATGTAACATAGATCGTGTCGCAAAGCGGAGCAAGCCCCCGGGTCACTGGGTGGGACGAACCATCCTGATCTCCGGGACGCCGAAGAACGGCTCGTCCACCTGGGTACCGTCCTCGACGAACCCCTGCCGCCGGTAGAACGCCTTCGCCCGCTCGTTCCCCTCCAGCACCCAGAGGCTGGCCGCCTCCTTGCCAATGGCAACATCCAGCAGCCGGTGCCCGAGCCCGCTCCCCCACCACTTCTCGCGCACATAGATGGCGTACAGCTCCAACGGCGTCGGCGCATCCTCATCCCGCGTCGGCCCCGGCGAGGAGAACCCGATCACCCGGTCCTGTACCGCGGCGGCCGGATCCGGGTTGACCGCGACCCAGCGCAGTACGCCGCCCTCGAGCCGCTCCGTCCAGCGCTCAACACGCAGATCCAGCTCGTTGGTTTTCTCGGCCAGCCGCTCCGGGTCGACGAGTCCGGCGTACGCCTCCTGCCAGCAGGTCAGGTGACACCAGGCCGCAGCCTCGGCATCCGCGACGACTGCGCGGCGGATCTCGATCTCCATTCAGACAGTGAAGACGATCTTGCCGAACACGTCACCCGCATTAAGTTTCGCGAATCCCTCGCGCGCATCAGCGAGCGCATAGGTGCTGTCGATGTGCGGCCGGATCCCCGCGTTCGCCATGAACTGGACCAGTTGGGCCAGCTCCGCCCGCGTCCCCATCGTCGAGCCCTGCACCCGCAGTTGCAGGAAGAAGATGCGGTTGAGCTCGGCGGACTTCGGCGCCTGCCCGCTCGTCGCGCCGGAGATCACCACCGTGCCGCCCTGCTTGAGCGACTTCAACGAGTGCGACCAGGTCGCCTGCCCAACGGTCTCCATCACCGCGTCCACCCGCTCGGGCATCCGCGCGCCCGACTCGAAGGCCTCGTGCGCCCCGATCTCAACCGCCTTCGCGCGCTTGCCTTCATCGCGACTCGTTGCCCAGACCCGCAACCCGGCCGCCCGCGCGAGCGTGATCAGCGATGACGCGACCCCACCACCCGCGCCTTGGATGAGTACCGTGTCGCCCGGCTTCAGGTCGGACTGCGTGAACAACATCCGGTACGCCGTGAGCCAGGCGGTCGGCAGGCAAGCAGCCTCTTCGAAACTCAACCCAGCAGGCTTCGGTACTACGTTGGCAGCCGGCACCGCGATCTTCTGCGCCAGCGTGCCCTGGTGGACCTCGCTCAGCAGCGACCGCTTGGGGTCGAGCGTCTCGTCGCCCTTCCACGAGGGATCCGAGATGACCGCGTGCACCACCACTTCGTTGCCGTCCGGATCGATCCCGGCCGCATCGCAGCCGAGGATCATCGGCAGGTTCTTCTCCGCCAGCCCGACGCCCTTCAAAGACCACAGGTCATGGTGATTGAGCGCGGTCGCCTTGACGTCGACCGTCACCCACCCGTCAGCCGGCACCGGCTCAGGCCGCTCCCCCACCTCCAGCGCAGAGATCGGGTCGTCCGCGTCGAACCTGGCAGCGTAAGCAGCAAGCATGTCGTCCACCTTAGGTCCAGATGCGAGTTGGAGTGGCCGGGGTGCTGTGGATCCACCGGGCAACTCAGGGGCGGGCTACTCCGTCGCGGTGGGCGGCGTCGGCGACGGCTGCTGCTACGGCTGGGGCGACGCGCGGGTCGAACGGGGATGGGATGATGTAGTCCGCGCGGAGTTCGCCGGCGGGGATCAAGTTGGCCAGCGCCTCGGCGGCGGCCAGCTTCATGCCCTCGGTGATCCGGCTGGCGTTGACGTCGAAGGCACCGCGGAAGATGCCGGGGAACGCCAGCACGTTGTTGATCTGGTTCGGGAAGTCCGAGCGGCCCGTGGCGACCACCGCGGCGTGCCGGTGGGCGATGTCGGGGTGGACCTCGGGGTTCGGGTTGGCCAGGGCGAAGATCATCGCGCCGGGCGCCATCCGGGCGATGGCTTCCTCCGGGACGGTGCCGCCGGAGACGCCGAGGAACACGTCGGCCCCATCGAGCGCGTCGACCAGCCGGCCGGAGATACCGCCCGTGTTGGTGTCCTGGGCCAGTGAAAGCTTGACCGCGTTAAGGTCCGGGCGGTCCTCGTGCAGGACGCCCTTGCTGTCCACCACTGCCAAGTCGCCGACTCCTGCTTGCAAGAGGATCCGTGCGCAAGCGACCCCGGCCGCGCCCGCACCAGAGATGACGACGCGGATGTCGGAGATGGACTTGCCGGTCAAGCGCAGTGCGTTGCGCAACGCGGCGAGCACGACTACCGCAGTACCGTGCTGGTCATCGTGGAAGACCGGGATGTCGAGGCGTTCCTTCAGCCGGCGCTCGATCTCGAAGCAGCGCGGCGCGGAGATGTCCTCGAGGTTGATGCCACCGAAGGTCGGCGCCATCCGGACGACCGTCTCGACGAACTCGTCCACGTCCGTGCAGTCCAGCGCGATCGGCACCGAGTCGACGCCGCCGAACTCCTTGAACAGCAGGGCTTTGCCCTCCATCACCGGCAACGACGCGGCCGGCCCGATGTCACCGAGCCCGAGCACCGCGGTGCCGTCGGTGACGACGGCGACCACGTTGGACTTCCAGGTGTACTTGCGGACCAGCGACGGGTCCTCGGCGATCGCGGTGCAGACCCGGGCGACCCCCGGCGTGTAGGCGCGGGACAACTCGTCGGCGTTGCTCACATGGACCGAGGACGTGACCTCGATCTTGCCGCCGAGATGCAGCTCGAAGACCGGATCACCGGCGTACCGATCGGGCTGCGGGGCGGACGGAATCACTTCGGCGACCATGAAAAAGGGACCCTTCACTTCGGAAAGCAGGCAGAAGAACAGCGAGCGTGAGCGTTCGATGAGGGTGCGTCGAACGGCGCCGTTGCCAGGGGGTCACCCGTCGCTACGAGTAAACCACAGGAGGCACTGGTCCTATCTGTGAGGGTTCCCACACGGCAGTACTCCGGGTGACGATCGAGTCTCGTCCGGGCAAAGCACCCCGCACGTGACTGCCTGCTGTGCCAGGATGCGGAGCATCCGGCCCGGTACCGTCCGGACCGGGGTTCCACACCCCGTCGAGGAGTCCTAGCGATGAATATCGTCCCCACCCTCCGCAAACCCCGCCTCGCGACCGCAGTCGCCTCGGTCGCCGTGCTCGCCCTCTCCCTGGCCGCCTGTGGCGGCGACGACTCCGGCAGCGGCGGTTCGAGCGACAAGGCCAAGGAGGCCGGGATCACGCTGGTCAAGCCCGGCAAACTGACCGTCTGCACACACCTGTCCTACAAGCCGTTCGAGTACAAGGACGGCACCAAGGTGGTCGGCTTCGACGTCGA
This region includes:
- a CDS encoding DUF3052 domain-containing protein — its product is MTQGYSGKPLAAKLGIKPGHTVVLDNAPPGFAIEGLPDGARTLSRPGRAEYDVILAFCPDRARLAARLPVLLPRTSTAGMIWVAWPKRASGVPTDLDENGVRELALPLGVVDVKVCAIDATWSGLKLVRRLANR
- a CDS encoding multifunctional oxoglutarate decarboxylase/oxoglutarate dehydrogenase thiamine pyrophosphate-binding subunit/dihydrolipoyllysine-residue succinyltransferase subunit; this encodes MATEPSEPDPFAAFGANEWLADEMYESYLSDPKSVDPAWIKYFESDSFKGNSPGDAKPVTSSPADAPRPDAVSDNKTPEAPSRGTAAAAPASSQPAAQAAAQAPAPAAPAPAAAGQQPAAAQQAKQPQTAASTQKAAPAGGGAPTGGTVNQPTSAQPKPAPATAADAERRILRGAPARTAQNMETSLTVPTATSVREVPVKLLIDNRIVINNHLRRARGGKISFTHLVGWALVRALKTLPEMNASYDVTDGKPTLVQPEHINLGLAIDMQKPDGTRQLLVPSIKAAESMTFAQFWMAYEDVVRRARDNKLALPDFQGTTISLTNPGTIGTQHSVPRLMSGQGCIVGVGAMDYPSAYQGAAEETMAKLAVSKVMTLTSTYDHRIIQGAQSGEFLRRLHRLLLGDEGFYDEIFQSLRIPYEPIRWAADLPHSHEEDISKQARILELIHAYRVRGHIMADTDPLEYKQRSHPDLDVATHGLTLWDLDREFATGSFGEQSDRRFMKLRDILGILRDSYCRTTGIEYMHIQDPEQRKWIQERVERPHTKPPREEQLRILAKLNEAEAFETFLQTKYVGQKRFSLEGGETTIPLLDELCEEAAGAGLDEVTIGMAHRGRLNVLANIVGKSYGQIFREFDGNIDPRTVQGSGDVKYHLGAEGEFVSEFGDKIKVSVAANPSHLETVDPVLEGIVRAKQDILDQGAAFPVLPVLVHGDAAFAGQGVVAETLNLSQLRGYRTGGTIHVIVNNQVGFTTSPASSRSSMYCTDVARMVQAPIFHVNGDDPEACIRVADLAFEYRQAFNKDVVIDLVCYRRRGHNEGDDPSFTQPLMYDLIEQKRSVRKLYTEALIGRGDITIEEAEQAMRDFQQRLERVFTEVREAKSQPDTPAPYVTVPSYPDKPEGPDATATTPEVLKKIADAYTTLPEGFTAHPKVMPQLQRRAGAITQGPVDWASAEITAFGSLLLAGRPVRLAGQDSRRGTFVQRFAAVIDRVNGQDYVPLQNLDEQQANFYVYDSLLSEYAALGFEYGYSVARPDALVLWEAQFGDFVNGAQSIIDEYISAGEAKWGQKSGVVLLLPHGYEGQGPDHSSARIERFMALCAENAMTVAQPSTPASYFHLLRRHTLQEEHNPLIVFTPKQLLRLKAAVSQPEELTSGTFHPVLGDAEAEQNPAAVERVILSSGRIIYDLLAERKKAEPDKISTAVLRIEQLYPLPAEEIKAELAKYPNLQEIRWVQDEPANQGPWPFMALNLTEHLGGKPFYRVSRPAMSATSVGSHSVHVAENSTLMKQAFS
- a CDS encoding DUF6104 family protein, with the translated sequence MYFTDRGIEELEGRRGEEEVPLAWIAERLREFVDLNPEFETPIERFATWLARLDDEDD
- a CDS encoding AAA family ATPase → MPFASHPVRRVAAAEGISVSTDWPHTVPAVRQLLTDGLDLGPGVTFLVGENGAGKSTLVEAIAVAYGMSPEGGSTGARLSTRVTESPLWEELQLTRGAGAAKAGYFLRAETMHGFYSYLEDNPRPSGPPDLPFHRMSHGESFLNLIDDRFTRRGFYCLDEPESALSFSSSLAVIGVLDRLAKSGSQVLCATHSPVIAALPGATILEVGDWGIREATWADLQLVQNWKAYLEAPERYLRHVL
- a CDS encoding ArsR/SmtB family transcription factor encodes the protein MSTPPEPTRAQLDAAASTFAMLSAPVRLHLVSLAAQGEYDVGTLADRVGVSIATASQHLGKLRLAGIITARREGRRHIYTVDDPHVLNMVDQIFEHIAPDGSLAPDPPLRRRPPHTD
- a CDS encoding sodium:proton exchanger, with protein sequence MRKYRNGGRLDIVIRALRPVLLLLLAAVPAIALRISGVHPAAPLAIVVFGLGVVAASFVLAWAAEAAEVDISGGLAIALLAVIAVLPEYAVDLYFAHTAGSQPEYVAYAAANMTGSNRLLLGLGWSSVVLISLYVASKRSGRTIKALVLESGYRRELGFLAVASVVAFIIPITGQIHLLLGIALLAFFAYYLWRAAASDHDHEPDLIGPAARIGGLDKVQRRIAVVSMFVVSAGIILMSAEPFADSLVQGGRALGIDQFLLVQWLAPLASEAPEFIVAILFAWRGKGAAALGLLISAKVNQWTLLIGSLPIAYGIGGGPAALPLDGRQVEEFLLTATQTVLGLAVLLSLRFPRWAAWTLLGLFAVQFAVPGQTGRYVLSGVYLVLAIWALSYNRQYVVQTLTSPFRRTPKVAAEQDRELVGV